The Candidatus Deferrimicrobiaceae bacterium genomic sequence CGCGATGATGCCGAGCGCCATCATGTTGGTCATCATCGACGAGCCGCCGTAGCTGACGAACGGAAGCGGAATGCCGACGACCGGGAAGAGCCCGCAGACCATCGCCAGGTTGATCGCGATGTGCGCCAGAAAATAGACCGTCATGCCGCCGCAGACGAACGACGCAAAGCGGTCCTGCGAACGCGCAGCCAGGTGGAAGCCCCTGTAGACCAGCAGCCCGAAAAGCGCGAGGAGGACGATCGCGCCCAGGAAGCCCCATTCCTCGGCGAACACGGCGAAGGCGAAGTCGGTGTGCTGCTCGGGGAGGAAGCGGAGCGAACCTTGCGTCCCGTGGAGGTACCCCTTCCCCAGGAAGCCGCCGGAGCCCACGGCGATCTGCGACTGGATGACGTGGTATCCCGCCCCCAGCGGATCACGCTCGGGATCGAGGAAGGTGAGCACGCGCTGCTTCTGGTAGTCCTTCATGACGAACCAGAGCGCGGGAACGGCCAGGGCGGCCAGGGCGGTCAGCGACAGCAGCACCCGGAGGCGGACGCCCGCGACGACCATCATCCCGGCCAGGATGATGAGGAAAATGCCGGCGGTGCCCAGGTCGGGCTGCAGCGCCACGAGTGCGAAAGGGACGAGGGCGATCCCCACCGCGGGCAGCATCTCGACGAAGCCGATTCCGGCGTAGCCGTACCTGTCGGCGAAGAACCTGGAAAACACGAGGACGAGGGCGATCTTCGCGAACTCGGAGGGCTGGAAGTTGAAGCCACCGATGGCGATCCAGCGCTGCGCCCCCATGCGGGCGCTTCCGGCCAGGAGCACCAGCGCGAGGCACGCGAGGATGAAATAGAAGAACAGGTTCGCGATCTGCTCGACGAAGCCGTCGCCGGACAGGTAGAACAGGAAGAAGACGAAGATGCCCATGCCGATCCAGACGAGCTGCCGGGCGAACAGCGGCAGGCCCGGCGTGTTGTAGATGCGCGTGCCGCTATAGACGTTGATGAGCCCGATCCCGCACAGCAGCAGGGCGATCAGGAAAAGCGGCCAGTCGAGCCGCGACATCTTTCCGCGTGTTCCGTGCATCGCCCTTCTCCTCCTACCTTTTTACGGGCGGCTTGCCCGAAGGCGCCGTCTTCCCGGCCGCAGCCGCGTTGTCGGGAGCGCCGGGCGGCGACTGCCGGAAGAATTCCTGCAGGACCGCCTTGACGATCGGCGCCGCCGCGGAGCCGCCGTGCCCCCCGTGCTCGAGCATCGCGACGACGGCGATCTGCGGGTCGTCGACCGGGGCGATGGCGACGAACCAGGCGTGGTCGCGCAGATTGTACGGCAGGTCGTCGGTCTTGACCCGCTCGCCCTTCATCTGGACCACCTGCGCCGTCCCGGTCTTGCCGCCGACGGCGATGTCGGGCATCTTCGCGATGCCCGCCGTCCCGAAATCG encodes the following:
- the rodA gene encoding rod shape-determining protein RodA: MHGTRGKMSRLDWPLFLIALLLCGIGLINVYSGTRIYNTPGLPLFARQLVWIGMGIFVFFLFYLSGDGFVEQIANLFFYFILACLALVLLAGSARMGAQRWIAIGGFNFQPSEFAKIALVLVFSRFFADRYGYAGIGFVEMLPAVGIALVPFALVALQPDLGTAGIFLIILAGMMVVAGVRLRVLLSLTALAALAVPALWFVMKDYQKQRVLTFLDPERDPLGAGYHVIQSQIAVGSGGFLGKGYLHGTQGSLRFLPEQHTDFAFAVFAEEWGFLGAIVLLALFGLLVYRGFHLAARSQDRFASFVCGGMTVYFLAHIAINLAMVCGLFPVVGIPLPFVSYGGSSMMTNMMALGIIANVARTRYTFQGQGGSETVGG